The following coding sequences lie in one Ostrea edulis chromosome 8, xbOstEdul1.1, whole genome shotgun sequence genomic window:
- the LOC125660889 gene encoding cholecystokinin receptor type A-like — protein sequence MADAHVLSQEYSDQLLPNTMVHLIETAFGIFGNFIVLLMYTKYVQDKTGTRYFIPVLALVDFAGCLSNVAQFHLDNTMRYNYPSVYLCKTLSFMMIMTGGVSAHTILAIALQRYLIICRPFGQQMSRKSCRVSILLIFLFSVGYAAPVLKFGGFYNTTIKRNSANGTRNISVSICHFDDGTNGSAVMVPYFGTLLLLSFINIVVTSVLYIPVTRTIYRTLSPSRRNRTSTVLDADTNITSKDTQSSSVEKFTMTEIPRQDERRTYIEPAAAVKNDGHREQRARKKISVMFLVIIIVYVVSYLTSLVTQVHSFATGIKLKGYELNIYFFCLRFNLLNHIANPYIYWFYDIKFRNELRRFCCGGTRRRYSFSM from the coding sequence ATGGCGGACGCACACGTTTTGTCTCAAGAATATTCGGACCAATTACTTCCCAACACAATGGTGCACCTGATAGAGACCGCCTTTGGAATATTCGGAAATTTTATTGTCCTCTTGATGTACACTAAATACGTACAGGACAAAACCGGGACGCGGTATTTCATTCCAGTTCTCGCTTTGGTGGATTTTGCGGGGTGCTTGTCAAATGTCGCCCAGTTTCATCTGGACAACACGATGCGCTACAACTACCCCAGTGTCTATCTGTGTAAAACGCTCTCCTTTATGATGATTATGACCGGGGGGGTTTCAGCTCACACCATCCTGGCGATTGCGTTGCAGAGGTACTTAATCATCTGCCGCCCGTTTGGTCAACAAATGTCCCGGAAGTCTTGCAGAGTTAGTATCTTGTTGATATTTCTTTTCTCTGTTGGATACGCTGCACCAGTGTTGAAATTCGGAGGCTTTTACAACACAACAATCAAACGGAATTCGGCAAATGGTACTCGGAACATTTCTGTCTCTATCTGTCATTTCGACGATGGCACCAATGGATCTGCAGTAATGGTACCATACTTCGGAACTTTGCTCCTTCTTTCTTTCATTAACATTGTCGTCACTTCCGTTTTGTACATTCCTGTTACTAGAACTATTTATAGAACGCTTTCGCCATCAAGGCGGAATCGGACCAGTACCGTTCTCGATGCAGAcacaaatatcacatctaaagACACCCAAAGTTCCAGTGTGGAGAAATTCACAATGACGGAAATTCCACGCCAGGACGAGAGGCGGACTTATATTGAACCTGCAGCTGCCGTAAAAAACGACGGACATCGGGAACAAAGGGCACGAAAGAAAATTAGCGTCATGTTTCTGGTGATAATTATTGTTTACGTAGTTTCGTATCTGACGTCACTGGTCACACAGGTCCACAGTTTTGCAACAGGTATAAAACTGAAAGGCTATGAGCttaacatttactttttctgtCTCCGTTTTAACCTCTTGAATCACATCGCTAATCCGTACATTTATTGGTTCTATGACATTAAATTCCGGAATGAACTCAGAAGGTTCTGTTGTGGTGGTACAAGACGTCGGTATTCGTTTTCAATGTGA